The DNA region TTGTCAGCGTTTTATGGACAGGCAGTTATTTAAATATATAGAGTATCTTCCTACAGCAAACGCTGATGAAGATGTTTATGCTAAATTAAAGCAGCTGTTTCTTGAGGTGGGTATTGATACGGATTACTACCTAGTGGCTGACTCCTCCTCTGATTTGCCCTATGATTTCTACAGACCTGGTGAAGAGGGAGAGCGTATACCTATTAATTTACTTATGCCTAATGGAGAGCTAAAGGAGCTTTCCAAGGTCTCAGATATTGTCCAAGCGATTACAGGGAAAACAAGGACAGATCATAAGCTATATTATGCCCAAGAGCTCATTGAGGAAAAAGCACAGCATAAACAATACGCAGAGAAAGTCGTTCAAATCAAACGTTTATTGGGTATATCATCATAGATCCTAGGAAAGACATACAAAGCGAAAGGACGGAGAGGTTGCATGCTAATCGAGCATTCGAAGCTATTATACGCTATTCAGCAAGCAGGTCAGGTAGTTGGAAGAAAGAAGCTGCAGAAAATCATCTACATATCAAAAAAATGCCAGTACGATTTTCAGCAGAAATATAATTTTCACTTTTTCGGCCCCTATTCAGAGGAGTTAAGTCTACAAATTGAAGAGCTGACCAACCTTGGCTTCATTCAAGAAGTGAAGGAGACAAAATCGGGCTACTCACAATATAACTATGAGCTTTCTGATAAAGGGAAGGAATATTTGGAGGTCTATCCGATCGAGATGGAGCGTTATCAATCTTTTGTCCATGATCTGAATGAGCAAAGCTCTCGTTTTCTAGAGCTTGTTTCAACGATGCTTTATTTCGATAAGCTGGAGCAGGAAGCCTTATTCCAAAAAGTAGCTAAGGTGAAGGCTAAGCAGAATTATACGGATGAAGAAATGGATCGAGCCTTCGTTTACATTAAGCAGCTAAGGGCTGTAAATTAAAATTATGTTCTGAATTAAAAAGTGTATTGTACAGAAAGCAAGAAACGATTAAAATAAGGACAGTGTATATGTAAAATGATATATACTAGGACAGCCAAAGGGGTAGAGAGGACGCTCTCTACCCCTTTGGTGTTTAAATAATCGCTTTTTGCCTGAGTGTAAGTAACCTAGCAACCAAGCTTGCTACCCACCCCACCATTGCCTAAGCTTCTGCCAAATGGTGGACGGTGGTTGATCCTCCAGGGGCACAGGCGCCATATCTGGATCAGGAAGATGCTCATGGCAGTATTCTAATGGCTCTGTCCCTTGTTTAAAATACATCAGCTTTTGAACAGGGCAATGCTCTGTAGCTAATAAGCCGCTGTTTGGATTTACATACGCTCCTACTACCCCATCTGGCACATCATAGAGAGAGGGAAGTCGATCATGTAAGGCTCCTTCAATAAACTCTGCCCAAATCTGTGCCGAAAGCCTGCCATCATTATTATGATTGATCAGCTGATTCATATCATAGCCAATCCACACCCCTGCAACCAATTCAGGTGTATAGCCAATCATCCACGAATCTGTGTCGGTAGAGCCTGTTTTCCCTGCCACAGGACGATGAAGCTGCGGAGCTACTCTAAACCCAGTACCCCCTTGTTCAAACACGCTACGAAGCATACGTGTAAGGATAAACGTATCTGCCTTGTCCAAGACTAACTCTTGCTGGACAG from Bacillus horti includes:
- a CDS encoding YwgA family protein; the protein is MLIEHSKLLYAIQQAGQVVGRKKLQKIIYISKKCQYDFQQKYNFHFFGPYSEELSLQIEELTNLGFIQEVKETKSGYSQYNYELSDKGKEYLEVYPIEMERYQSFVHDLNEQSSRFLELVSTMLYFDKLEQEALFQKVAKVKAKQNYTDEEMDRAFVYIKQLRAVN